A section of the Desulfomicrobium apsheronum genome encodes:
- a CDS encoding acetate--CoA ligase family protein: protein MRDDYLHALFSPQTIAVVGSFDNAGASARVVLSNLEGWGYQGRIVPVNWTSGQDPRTLDDLKGIDLAVVCLAPEFVPEALEWIADMGIKAVIIISAGFREIGGQGYYLEESIIQLAERRNLTLLGPNCLGVASWADHLNASLISRLPSQGNIAFFSPSGSMCNAILDWAASEEIGFSKFASLGNRAVIDEASMLQFLAEDPQTSVIIGYLEGMNNGRRFARISQTITHEKPVIMLQAGMTEHGQKAISSHVGALTGSERAYQTALKQAGIIQVDNLSTLFDLARMFGTQSLPKGPNLAIVTNSGGAGILAADGMAGTSLILPRLGRDTAARLADVLPRHAQTSNLVDIGMEATPVQYAQALDTVLHDRQIQMALLVIAPGLGVDLPAIVRELAALPRAEGKTVAVCLIGQEGVVEEKRFLQRHGLPCYSNPKAALASFEAMFRYAGWKTKSYPVEVCYRRDKAKAERFLKDCLDVGKTELFGFEVQPLLMAYELGFPRTELARTSKSAVKIAKRLACPVALKIASPHIEYKSDVGGVEVNLQTSEEVRLGFMKLTSRVQRLRSEAFVSGCLVQEMILGKPAEVCIRVQRDPKFGPLIRFGLSGSQADIFREYSMRLAPLSLDDAAGMMRELKVFSLLKRERGREALDLRALEDVLLTLSQMTLDFPEIYTLEFDPVLVTSRGAWVAGARMSLLPQSE from the coding sequence ATGAGAGACGATTATCTTCACGCCCTTTTTTCTCCCCAAACCATCGCGGTTGTCGGATCATTCGACAACGCAGGAGCCTCGGCCCGTGTCGTGCTTTCCAATCTTGAAGGCTGGGGGTATCAGGGGAGGATTGTTCCCGTCAATTGGACCTCCGGACAGGATCCGCGCACCCTTGACGATCTGAAAGGAATCGACCTCGCCGTGGTCTGCCTTGCTCCGGAATTTGTGCCTGAAGCGCTGGAATGGATCGCGGACATGGGCATCAAGGCGGTCATCATCATTTCCGCCGGATTCCGGGAGATCGGGGGGCAGGGTTATTATCTCGAAGAATCCATCATCCAGTTGGCCGAACGCCGGAATCTGACCCTGCTCGGGCCCAACTGTCTGGGCGTGGCCTCCTGGGCAGACCATCTGAACGCATCGCTCATTTCCCGTCTGCCCAGCCAGGGTAATATCGCCTTTTTTTCGCCGTCCGGATCCATGTGCAATGCCATCCTGGATTGGGCCGCAAGCGAGGAGATCGGTTTCTCCAAATTCGCAAGCCTTGGCAACCGGGCGGTTATCGATGAAGCGTCCATGCTCCAATTTTTGGCCGAAGACCCCCAGACCAGCGTCATCATCGGATATCTGGAAGGCATGAACAACGGCCGCCGATTTGCGCGCATCAGCCAGACCATCACCCATGAAAAGCCGGTCATCATGCTGCAGGCGGGCATGACCGAGCACGGGCAAAAGGCAATTTCTTCCCATGTGGGCGCCCTTACCGGATCGGAGCGCGCCTACCAGACCGCACTGAAGCAGGCGGGCATCATCCAGGTGGACAATCTCTCCACGCTTTTCGACCTGGCGCGCATGTTCGGAACCCAGTCACTGCCCAAGGGGCCGAATCTGGCCATCGTCACCAATTCCGGAGGAGCCGGGATTCTGGCCGCCGACGGAATGGCCGGGACCAGCCTCATCCTTCCGCGCCTCGGCCGTGATACGGCCGCCCGTCTGGCCGACGTTCTTCCCCGCCATGCGCAGACATCCAATCTTGTGGACATCGGCATGGAAGCCACCCCCGTTCAGTATGCACAGGCCTTGGACACGGTGCTGCACGACCGGCAGATCCAGATGGCCCTGCTGGTCATAGCTCCGGGGCTTGGCGTGGATCTACCGGCCATCGTGCGCGAACTGGCCGCCTTGCCCAGGGCGGAGGGCAAGACTGTTGCGGTTTGCCTGATCGGCCAGGAAGGGGTGGTGGAAGAGAAACGTTTTCTGCAGCGTCACGGCCTGCCCTGCTATTCCAATCCCAAGGCGGCACTGGCCAGCTTCGAAGCCATGTTTCGCTATGCCGGATGGAAGACCAAGTCCTATCCGGTCGAGGTCTGTTACCGCCGGGACAAGGCCAAAGCCGAGCGTTTTCTGAAAGATTGTCTTGATGTCGGAAAGACCGAATTGTTCGGCTTTGAAGTGCAGCCCCTGCTGATGGCTTATGAGCTTGGCTTCCCCCGCACGGAGCTAGCCCGGACCAGCAAGAGCGCGGTCAAGATCGCCAAGCGTCTGGCCTGCCCGGTGGCGCTCAAGATTGCATCCCCGCATATCGAATACAAAAGCGATGTGGGCGGGGTCGAGGTCAATCTGCAGACTTCCGAAGAGGTTCGCCTGGGTTTTATGAAATTGACTTCGCGCGTGCAGCGCTTGCGCAGCGAAGCCTTTGTCTCAGGGTGCCTGGTCCAGGAAATGATTCTCGGCAAACCGGCGGAAGTTTGCATTCGGGTCCAGCGCGATCCGAAGTTCGGTCCGCTGATCCGCTTCGGGCTGTCGGGCAGCCAGGCGGACATTTTCCGGGAGTATTCGATGCGTCTTGCGCCATTGTCCCTGGATGACGCCGCCGGAATGATGCGG
- the rnc gene encoding ribonuclease III → MSLEVPSDALQSLQNEIHYEFKQVKLLIQALTHSSHANEHGCPHNERLEFLGDAVLELAVSQELFRKFPEVQEGHLTKMRSALVSEGALAQAARRIHLGSCLLLGRGEDVQGGREKNSVLSDGLEAVLGAVYLDGGLESAIMCVNFLFEGQWPAPPETFRPRDFKSLLQEATQRIWKARPSYALRDSHGPEHAKQYTVVVTMPDKTEVEWEERSMRKAEQGAAEQALLLLRKRFPDLSEPGA, encoded by the coding sequence ATGTCACTGGAAGTTCCATCGGATGCACTGCAATCGCTGCAGAATGAAATCCATTATGAATTCAAGCAAGTCAAGCTTTTAATCCAAGCCCTCACACACAGCTCCCACGCCAATGAACACGGGTGTCCGCATAACGAACGGCTCGAATTTCTTGGTGATGCGGTTCTTGAGCTCGCCGTATCCCAGGAATTGTTTCGCAAATTTCCGGAAGTGCAGGAAGGCCATTTGACCAAAATGCGCTCCGCGCTGGTCAGTGAAGGGGCGCTCGCGCAGGCGGCCAGAAGGATTCATCTTGGCTCATGCCTGCTCCTTGGCCGCGGCGAGGATGTTCAGGGCGGGAGAGAAAAAAATTCCGTGCTGAGCGACGGACTGGAAGCGGTGCTCGGCGCCGTCTACCTTGACGGGGGGCTGGAGTCCGCGATCATGTGCGTCAATTTTTTGTTCGAGGGACAGTGGCCTGCGCCTCCGGAGACCTTCCGCCCGCGCGACTTCAAAAGCCTGCTGCAAGAAGCCACCCAGCGCATCTGGAAGGCCAGGCCTTCGTATGCGCTACGCGACAGCCATGGCCCGGAACACGCCAAGCAATACACCGTCGTCGTGACCATGCCGGACAAGACCGAGGTTGAATGGGAGGAGCGCAGCATGCGCAAGGCCGAGCAGGGCGCGGCCGAGCAGGCTCTGCTGCTCCTGCGGAAACGCTTCCCTGATCTTTCCGAACCGGGCGCATAA
- a CDS encoding flagellin, whose protein sequence is MSLVINHNLMAMNSARNLSNSYSSLATSTRRLSSGLRVGTAADDAAGLAIRELMRADIASLNQGVRNANDAISMIQTADGALGVIDEKLIRMKELATQAATGTYGSDQRLIIDSEYQAMASEITRIANATDFNGIYLLNGNLSSSQTNAANWGDGHQGGGLQAQGAMKIHFGTGNDSAEDYYYIAIGNSTASALGVGNQSDPAVGGGFSISTQQGAQEALDAINEAIVSKDNIRASLGSLQNRLENTITNLSIQAENLQAAESRISDVDVAQEMTEFVRNQILTQSAVAMLAQANQLPQMAMQLMQG, encoded by the coding sequence ATGTCTTTGGTCATAAATCACAACTTGATGGCGATGAATTCCGCCAGGAACCTGTCCAATTCCTACAGCAGTCTAGCAACCTCGACCCGGCGCCTTTCCTCCGGATTGCGCGTGGGCACTGCCGCAGACGATGCGGCGGGCCTGGCCATCCGAGAGTTGATGCGAGCCGATATCGCGTCCCTCAATCAGGGCGTCCGCAACGCCAACGATGCCATTTCCATGATTCAGACGGCCGACGGCGCCCTTGGCGTCATCGATGAAAAGCTGATCCGCATGAAGGAACTGGCAACGCAGGCCGCCACCGGCACCTATGGTTCGGATCAGCGTCTGATCATCGATTCGGAGTACCAGGCCATGGCCTCGGAAATTACCCGAATCGCCAATGCGACGGACTTCAACGGAATTTATCTGCTCAACGGCAATCTTTCATCCTCGCAAACAAATGCTGCCAATTGGGGCGATGGTCACCAGGGCGGGGGCTTGCAGGCCCAGGGAGCCATGAAGATCCACTTCGGCACGGGTAACGATTCGGCGGAAGACTACTATTACATCGCCATCGGCAACTCCACCGCTTCGGCGCTCGGCGTCGGCAACCAGTCCGATCCGGCTGTTGGCGGCGGCTTCAGTATCTCCACCCAGCAGGGTGCGCAGGAGGCACTCGACGCCATCAACGAAGCCATTGTTTCCAAGGACAATATCCGGGCCAGCCTTGGTTCCTTGCAGAACCGCCTGGAGAACACCATCACCAACCTGAGCATCCAGGCCGAGAACCTGCAGGCCGCTGAGTCGCGCATCTCCGACGTGGACGTGGCCCAGGAAATGACCGAATTCGTGCGCAACCAGATCCTGACCCAGTCCGCCGTGGCCATGCTGGCGCAGGCCAATCAGCTGCCGCAGATGGCCATGCAGCTCATGCAGGGTTAA